The DNA sequence CATTCCGCTCGGCCAAATCTCGCCCGATCTCCAACACTCTGTAATCGCCGCGGAGGATGCGCGCTTCTACCAGCATCATGGGTTCGATTGGCACCAGATTCAAATCGCTGCCCAAGACGATTTGGAAGGCGGTCGCACTCGCGGAGCTTCCACCATTACGCAGCAACTCGTAA is a window from the Terriglobia bacterium genome containing:
- a CDS encoding transglycosylase domain-containing protein, whose protein sequence is MLAAARWIDPPTTAVHIQRRLQAWIHHTPYHERYKFIPLGQISPDLQHSVIAAEDARFYQHHGFDWHQIQIAAQDDLEGGRTRGASTITQQLV